One stretch of Nocardia mangyaensis DNA includes these proteins:
- a CDS encoding AI-2E family transporter — translation MRMPGQAVSPTPAVWSIPRGLIVLLAVAAGVVAIAGMKSFSAVIGPTFLALMLTVAVQPLQGWAQQRGWPTWLGMLAALTTVLLILLSLVGALALSAYQLASQLPEYTDKLDELLGYVRNWLGGLGVSSDQIQKALHNIDMGKVVGLIDGLLGGVVGIFSNLFFVVALLLFMAVDGMSIRQRMAVVAQERPAIAHALADFARGTRKYLVVSTVFGAIVAVLDGGALWLMGVPLPLLWALLSFITNYIPNVGFIIGVIPPALLALLDSGPVLMVWVIIVYSVINFVIQSIIQPKFVGDAVGLSVTLTFLSLVFWSWVIGALGAILAVPLTLLVKALLLDIDPSTRWADVLIGAPLRKDELAEDDSDPEEPDPEGATPENAAAGDAAPPGGENGP, via the coding sequence ATGCGCATGCCCGGGCAAGCCGTTTCGCCGACACCCGCCGTGTGGTCGATCCCGCGTGGGCTGATCGTGCTGCTGGCCGTGGCGGCGGGGGTCGTCGCCATCGCCGGGATGAAGTCGTTCTCGGCGGTGATCGGTCCCACCTTCCTCGCGCTCATGCTGACCGTAGCGGTGCAGCCCCTGCAGGGGTGGGCGCAGCAGCGTGGGTGGCCCACGTGGCTCGGCATGCTCGCCGCGTTGACCACGGTGCTGCTGATCCTGTTGTCGCTCGTCGGCGCGCTGGCGCTGTCGGCCTACCAGCTGGCCTCGCAGCTGCCCGAGTACACCGACAAGCTCGACGAGCTGCTCGGCTACGTGCGTAACTGGCTCGGCGGTCTCGGCGTGAGCAGCGACCAGATCCAGAAGGCACTGCACAACATCGACATGGGCAAGGTCGTCGGACTGATCGACGGGCTGCTCGGCGGGGTGGTCGGGATCTTCTCGAATCTGTTCTTCGTGGTCGCGCTGCTGCTGTTCATGGCGGTGGACGGGATGAGTATCCGGCAGCGGATGGCGGTGGTCGCCCAGGAACGGCCCGCGATCGCGCACGCGCTCGCCGACTTCGCCCGCGGCACTCGCAAGTACCTGGTGGTGTCGACGGTGTTCGGCGCCATCGTCGCCGTGCTCGACGGTGGCGCGTTGTGGCTGATGGGGGTGCCGCTGCCGCTGCTGTGGGCGCTGCTGTCGTTCATCACCAACTACATCCCGAATGTCGGGTTCATCATCGGCGTCATTCCGCCCGCGCTGCTGGCGCTGCTCGACAGCGGACCGGTGCTGATGGTCTGGGTGATCATCGTGTACTCGGTGATCAATTTCGTGATCCAGTCGATCATCCAGCCCAAGTTCGTCGGCGACGCCGTGGGATTGAGCGTCACCCTGACCTTCCTGTCACTGGTGTTCTGGTCCTGGGTGATCGGGGCGCTCGGGGCGATTCTCGCAGTGCCGTTGACCCTGCTGGTCAAGGCGCTGCTGCTCGACATCGACCCGTCCACACGGTGGGCCGACGTGCTGATCGGCGCGCCCCTGCGCAAAGATGAACTGGCCGAGGATGATTCGGACCCCGAGGAACCTGATCCCGAGGGCGCCACACCCGAGAACGCCGCAGCCGGTGACGCCGCCCCACCGGGCGGCGAGAACGGGCCGTGA
- a CDS encoding L-aspartate oxidase, translating into MTAGVRITWEAEADLVVIGGGVAGLTAARTASLRGLRVLTSSKGGPTDTSTQYAQGGIAVVAPRGDSVDSHVHDTVEAGGGLCDGAAVRSIVEGGQAAVAALTDLGAVFDLGRDGQISRTREGGHSTRRIIHAGGDATGAEVQRALNAAGLPVRFGAAALRVVTGADGVCGVVMASDKGFGVVHTPAVLLATGGLGQLYALSTNPPGATGDGVALALWAGAAAADLEFVQFHPTVLYTPGGLGRRPLISEAVRGEGAILVDSEGDSVTAGVHPRGDLAPRDVVSRAIAERMRALGTDHVFLDARSIDGFAQRFPTITASCLSAGIDPGAQLIPVAPAAHYQCGGVLTDTHGRTGVPGLYAAGEVARTGLHGANRLASNSLLEGLVVGERAGAAAVERLGVRARVDEIEPWTVEFAERSVVQQAMTEHASVVRDGAGLAIASARVDAAMSLVAVPGPVARTLDETDVGPAADPRRGRTQESGSGRERESAAASLRTVEDAALTLTARALLTAAAARAESRGCHTRSDHPSAVDDQRYSTAVRLDPQGGLELSIVAVDSAPIPSGAL; encoded by the coding sequence ATGACCGCGGGTGTTCGGATCACCTGGGAGGCCGAGGCCGATCTGGTGGTCATCGGTGGTGGCGTCGCGGGGCTCACGGCCGCGCGCACGGCATCGCTGCGTGGGCTGCGGGTGCTCACCTCGAGCAAGGGCGGGCCGACCGATACCTCGACGCAGTACGCCCAGGGTGGCATCGCTGTCGTCGCGCCGCGGGGTGATTCGGTCGACTCGCATGTGCACGACACGGTCGAGGCCGGTGGCGGGCTGTGTGATGGCGCGGCGGTGCGCTCGATCGTCGAGGGCGGGCAGGCGGCGGTGGCCGCGCTGACCGATCTCGGGGCGGTGTTCGATCTCGGTCGCGACGGGCAGATCTCGCGCACCCGCGAGGGCGGGCACAGTACGCGCCGGATCATCCACGCCGGTGGGGATGCCACGGGCGCGGAGGTGCAGCGGGCGCTGAACGCGGCCGGGTTGCCGGTGCGCTTCGGTGCCGCGGCACTGCGGGTGGTGACCGGGGCCGACGGTGTGTGTGGGGTCGTCATGGCGTCGGACAAGGGATTCGGTGTCGTACACACCCCTGCCGTGCTGCTCGCGACCGGTGGGCTCGGGCAGCTCTACGCGCTGAGCACCAACCCGCCGGGGGCAACCGGTGACGGTGTGGCCTTGGCGTTGTGGGCCGGGGCGGCGGCGGCCGATCTCGAGTTCGTGCAGTTCCATCCGACGGTGCTCTACACCCCGGGTGGGTTGGGGCGGCGGCCGTTGATCAGCGAGGCCGTGCGCGGTGAAGGCGCGATTCTTGTTGATTCCGAAGGTGATTCGGTCACCGCCGGGGTGCATCCGCGTGGTGATCTGGCGCCGCGGGACGTGGTGTCGCGGGCAATCGCCGAGCGGATGCGAGCGCTGGGCACCGATCATGTGTTCCTCGACGCGAGGAGTATCGACGGGTTCGCTCAGCGGTTCCCGACCATTACGGCGTCCTGCCTGTCGGCGGGGATCGACCCGGGGGCGCAACTGATTCCGGTCGCGCCAGCCGCTCACTACCAGTGCGGTGGGGTGCTCACCGATACGCACGGCCGAACCGGAGTTCCCGGGCTGTATGCCGCGGGCGAAGTGGCGCGAACCGGGCTGCACGGTGCGAATCGGCTGGCATCGAACAGTCTGCTCGAAGGGCTCGTCGTCGGTGAACGGGCCGGCGCGGCGGCGGTCGAGCGGCTCGGGGTGCGAGCGCGGGTCGATGAGATCGAGCCGTGGACAGTGGAATTCGCCGAACGGTCGGTCGTGCAGCAGGCGATGACCGAGCATGCTTCGGTCGTCCGTGACGGTGCGGGTCTCGCGATCGCGAGTGCGCGCGTCGACGCGGCGATGTCGCTGGTGGCGGTGCCTGGTCCGGTCGCGCGGACGCTGGACGAGACCGATGTCGGTCCTGCGGCGGACCCGCGCCGCGGTCGCACGCAGGAGTCGGGTTCCGGTCGTGAGCGGGAGTCCGCGGCGGCGTCTCTGCGGACCGTGGAGGACGCCGCGTTGACGCTGACCGCGCGCGCACTGTTGACCGCGGCGGCGGCGCGCGCCGAGAGTCGTGGGTGCCATACGCGCTCGGATCATCCGAGCGCGGTCGACGACCAGCGGTACAGCACAGCGGTTCGCCTCGATCCGCAGGGTGGCCTCGAACTGTCCATCGTGGCAGTCGATTCCGCTCCGATTCCGAGCGGTGCGTTGTGA
- a CDS encoding DUF2567 domain-containing protein produces MQARPEVLRRELIGVGVVAAVVLVASAVAGVAWGVLAPTERLRVTRPGRAAALTGESMHLFDAVGMFLCLGAVVAVLTAVAAWRVRGTRGPALVVGIVLASGLGAAVMMWVGEAVAAGRHPRPDDPAVGEIVTLPAELGTHLALVVQPFLAALVLLFLAALHPRTDLGSGAAGLLGDLRPRDHDDDPTGYPLPIGTGEYRPSGDFDPSWQPRG; encoded by the coding sequence GTGCAGGCACGCCCAGAGGTGCTGCGGCGTGAGCTGATCGGGGTCGGCGTCGTGGCGGCGGTGGTGCTCGTCGCGAGCGCGGTGGCCGGGGTGGCGTGGGGTGTGCTCGCGCCCACCGAACGGTTGCGGGTCACCCGGCCCGGTCGCGCCGCCGCGCTCACCGGGGAGAGCATGCATCTGTTCGACGCCGTCGGGATGTTCCTGTGCCTGGGCGCCGTGGTCGCGGTGCTCACCGCGGTCGCGGCCTGGCGGGTGCGCGGCACCCGCGGACCCGCCCTTGTCGTGGGTATCGTGCTGGCCTCCGGGCTCGGCGCCGCGGTGATGATGTGGGTCGGGGAGGCGGTCGCGGCGGGCCGACATCCGCGTCCGGACGATCCCGCCGTCGGCGAGATCGTCACGCTGCCCGCCGAACTCGGCACGCACCTCGCCCTGGTGGTGCAACCCTTCCTTGCCGCGCTCGTGCTGCTGTTCCTCGCCGCGCTGCACCCCCGTACCGACCTCGGCTCCGGTGCCGCAGGGCTGCTCGGTGACCTGCGCCCCCGCGACCACGACGACGATCCCACCGGCTACCCGCTCCCGATCGGCACCGGTGAGTATCGGCCCAGCGGCGATTTCGATCCGAGTTGGCAACCACGCGGCTGA
- a CDS encoding alpha/beta fold hydrolase — protein MSSTNRHPSTVADYDDARRRIRLRETRLGAGWRSWRRTRLVLLRSIVVVVAALTVFAQYWQHDVTPERERLARTEPGLLPVAPPYDERRSDTAVVDMVGLGGLNAEPTATALPALRHFGVVWAVRYDNAGIDTLVIAELIVQATQLAGVRDIVLVGHSMGGVIALEVARHLHWGSDRRLVAVLLDCTPVDLNAVRPESRSRGTDLMRLMGWLPGARESRILRLAVEITARRDRFANRDGMIADIDHSALRAVAAEVLRDKIFSRDAASNGLIHAQFLAIVGGGAADDLRALARSHPDKPRPAIVFIRPMDAARDHVVDVDHSHRVLVDLAGGVDGTLLVVRPRLIGHADPRRHPDEYNTVIESQVLHFVQRHQHPPDDQQPSLPDN, from the coding sequence ATGTCGTCGACGAATCGGCATCCGTCCACCGTCGCGGACTACGACGACGCGCGACGGCGAATACGGCTGCGTGAGACGCGGCTGGGCGCCGGCTGGCGGTCGTGGCGGCGTACCCGTCTGGTGCTGCTGCGCAGCATCGTGGTGGTGGTCGCCGCGCTGACGGTTTTCGCCCAGTACTGGCAGCACGATGTGACTCCGGAACGGGAACGATTGGCGCGCACCGAACCCGGGCTTCTGCCGGTCGCGCCGCCGTACGACGAGCGGCGCTCGGACACGGCGGTGGTGGATATGGTCGGGCTCGGTGGGCTGAACGCCGAACCGACCGCGACAGCCTTACCTGCCCTGCGACACTTCGGGGTGGTGTGGGCGGTGCGCTACGACAACGCCGGTATCGACACCCTGGTCATCGCGGAGCTGATCGTGCAGGCGACCCAGCTGGCCGGAGTACGTGACATCGTGCTGGTCGGGCACAGCATGGGCGGGGTGATCGCCCTGGAGGTGGCGCGCCACCTCCACTGGGGCAGCGATCGTCGCCTGGTGGCGGTTCTGCTGGACTGTACTCCAGTCGACCTGAACGCGGTTCGGCCCGAAAGCCGCAGCCGGGGCACAGATCTGATGCGCCTGATGGGCTGGTTGCCTGGTGCGCGGGAGAGCCGGATTCTACGTCTCGCGGTCGAGATCACCGCCCGCCGTGACCGATTCGCGAACCGTGACGGGATGATCGCCGATATCGATCACAGCGCGTTGCGCGCGGTGGCAGCGGAGGTGTTGCGGGACAAGATCTTTTCCCGCGACGCCGCCAGCAACGGGCTGATCCATGCGCAGTTCCTGGCCATCGTCGGGGGCGGCGCGGCCGATGACCTCCGGGCGCTGGCCCGTTCGCATCCCGACAAACCGCGCCCCGCGATCGTCTTCATCCGTCCCATGGACGCGGCCCGGGACCACGTCGTCGATGTCGACCACTCCCACCGGGTGCTCGTCGACCTCGCCGGCGGGGTCGACGGCACCCTGCTGGTGGTTCGCCCGCGGCTGATCGGCCACGCAGATCCCCGCCGACATCCGGACGAGTACAACACGGTGATCGAATCCCAGGTTCTGCACTTCGTCCAGCGTCACCAGCACCCGCCGGACGATCAACAGCCTTCGCTCCCGGACAACTGA
- the nadA gene encoding quinolinate synthase NadA, with amino-acid sequence MATTTARPTLMGSVFDGPTGYTGVEATPEWAQEVRRLARERNATILAHNYQLPEIQDVADHVGDSLALSRIAAEAEEDTIVFCGVHFMAETAKILSPAKTVLIPDERAGCSLADSITADQLREWKAEHPDAMVVSYVNTTAEVKALTDICCTSSNAVDVVASIDPDREVLFLPDQFLGAHVKRETGRDNIHIWAGECHVHAGINGEELTEQARTHPDAELFVHPECGCATSALYLAGEGSFPADRVHILSTGGMIDAAKKATSTQVLVATEIGMLHQLRKAAPGIDFQAVNDRASCPYMKMITPAALLRCLVEGADEVHVDLAMAEAGRASVQRMISIGNPGGGE; translated from the coding sequence ATGGCGACGACGACTGCGCGGCCGACGCTGATGGGTTCGGTCTTCGATGGACCCACCGGATACACGGGTGTCGAAGCGACGCCGGAGTGGGCGCAGGAGGTGCGGCGACTGGCGCGAGAGCGCAACGCCACGATCCTCGCGCACAACTACCAGCTGCCCGAGATTCAGGACGTGGCCGACCACGTCGGTGACTCGCTGGCCCTCTCGCGGATCGCCGCCGAGGCCGAAGAGGACACCATCGTGTTCTGCGGCGTGCACTTCATGGCCGAGACCGCCAAGATCCTCAGCCCGGCCAAGACCGTGCTGATCCCGGACGAGCGCGCGGGCTGCTCGCTGGCCGATTCCATCACCGCCGACCAGTTGCGCGAGTGGAAGGCCGAGCACCCCGACGCGATGGTGGTCTCGTATGTGAACACCACCGCCGAGGTGAAGGCGCTCACCGACATCTGCTGCACCTCCTCCAACGCCGTCGACGTGGTCGCCTCGATCGACCCCGACCGCGAGGTGCTGTTCCTGCCCGACCAGTTCCTCGGCGCGCACGTCAAGCGCGAGACCGGCCGCGACAACATCCACATCTGGGCGGGCGAGTGCCACGTGCACGCGGGCATCAACGGTGAGGAGCTCACCGAGCAGGCGCGCACCCACCCCGATGCCGAGCTGTTCGTGCACCCGGAGTGCGGCTGCGCCACCTCGGCGCTGTACCTGGCCGGGGAGGGTTCGTTCCCGGCCGACCGGGTGCACATCCTGTCCACCGGCGGCATGATCGACGCCGCCAAGAAGGCCACGTCGACCCAGGTGCTGGTCGCCACCGAGATCGGCATGCTGCACCAGCTGCGCAAGGCCGCGCCCGGCATCGACTTCCAGGCGGTCAACGACCGGGCCTCCTGCCCGTACATGAAGATGATCACCCCGGCCGCGCTGCTGCGCTGCCTGGTCGAAGGCGCCGACGAGGTGCACGTGGACCTGGCGATGGCCGAGGCGGGTCGTGCCTCGGTGCAGCGGATGATCTCGATCGGCAACCCCGGTGGTGGGGAGTGA
- a CDS encoding AraC family transcriptional regulator, which produces MPEIRHPAPTVTRAVVAGTRIPRHHHREHQIVYPSSGVAQVITDRGRWIAPSDRAVWIPAGCRHEHHFYGPTRFHCVGFSPTGSGDRTEPAVISAAPLLRELIVACSDPGDLPAEEAARLRAVLRDRIRRSPDEPLQLPAAIDDRLRAACALVEADLTVSWTLPALGRRVGAGQRTLSRLFRTEFGLTYPQWWRTRLRLHHAMGLLAESVPVTEVAHRCGWSSASAFIDVYREALGRTPGARGA; this is translated from the coding sequence ATGCCGGAAATCCGCCACCCTGCGCCGACCGTCACCCGCGCTGTCGTCGCGGGTACGCGGATCCCGCGCCATCACCACCGCGAGCACCAGATCGTGTACCCGAGTTCCGGTGTGGCCCAGGTGATCACCGATCGCGGTCGGTGGATCGCACCGTCGGACCGGGCGGTGTGGATTCCGGCCGGGTGCAGGCACGAGCACCACTTCTACGGGCCGACCCGCTTCCACTGTGTCGGCTTCTCCCCCACCGGCTCCGGCGATCGCACCGAGCCCGCCGTGATCTCGGCGGCGCCGCTGCTGCGCGAGCTGATCGTCGCCTGCTCGGATCCCGGCGATCTACCGGCCGAGGAAGCGGCCCGCCTGCGCGCCGTCCTGCGCGACCGCATCCGGCGCAGCCCGGACGAGCCGCTGCAACTGCCCGCCGCCATCGATGACCGGCTGCGCGCCGCGTGCGCTCTGGTCGAGGCCGACCTCACCGTGAGCTGGACGCTGCCCGCCCTCGGACGTCGGGTCGGCGCCGGGCAGCGCACCCTGAGCCGGTTGTTCCGCACCGAATTCGGCCTGACCTACCCCCAGTGGTGGCGTACCAGGCTGCGGCTGCACCACGCCATGGGCCTGCTCGCCGAATCCGTGCCGGTGACCGAGGTCGCCCACCGCTGCGGCTGGTCCTCGGCGAGCGCGTTCATCGACGTCTACCGGGAGGCGCTGGGCCGGACGCCCGGTGCCCGCGGGGCATAG
- the bioB gene encoding biotin synthase BioB — protein MTQAPVRTDILAIAREQVLERGVGLTEEQTVEVLRLGDDQLEALLELAHDVRMKWCGPEVEVEGIISLKTGGCPEDCHFCSQSGLFQSPVRAAWLDIPSLVEAAKQTAKTGATEFCIVAAVRGPDARLMAQVAAGVEAIRNEVDIQVACSLGMLNQEQVDQLAAMGVHRYNHNLETAKSHFPKVVTTHTYEERWDTLRMVREAGMEVCCGGILGMGETIEQRAEFAAQLAALEPDEVPLNFLNPRPGTPFGDLEVLPAAEALKAVAAFRLALPRTILRFAGGREITLGDLGAKQGILGGINAVIVGNYLTTLGRPAESDLDLLGELKMPIKALNETL, from the coding sequence GTGACGCAGGCACCCGTCCGGACCGACATTCTGGCCATCGCCCGCGAGCAGGTGCTCGAACGCGGCGTCGGCCTCACCGAGGAGCAGACCGTCGAGGTGCTGCGCCTCGGCGACGACCAGCTGGAAGCACTGCTCGAGCTTGCCCATGACGTGCGGATGAAGTGGTGCGGCCCCGAGGTCGAGGTCGAGGGCATCATCAGCCTCAAGACCGGCGGCTGCCCCGAGGACTGCCATTTCTGCTCGCAGTCGGGCCTGTTCCAGTCGCCGGTGCGCGCGGCCTGGCTCGACATCCCCAGCCTGGTCGAGGCAGCCAAGCAGACCGCGAAGACCGGTGCCACCGAGTTCTGTATCGTCGCCGCGGTCCGCGGGCCCGACGCGCGGTTGATGGCCCAGGTCGCCGCCGGTGTCGAGGCCATTCGCAACGAGGTCGACATCCAGGTCGCCTGCTCGCTGGGCATGCTGAACCAGGAGCAGGTCGACCAGCTCGCCGCGATGGGCGTGCATCGCTACAACCACAATCTCGAAACCGCCAAGTCACACTTCCCGAAGGTCGTCACCACCCACACCTACGAAGAGCGCTGGGACACCCTGCGCATGGTCCGCGAAGCAGGCATGGAGGTGTGCTGCGGCGGCATCCTCGGCATGGGTGAGACCATCGAGCAGCGCGCCGAGTTCGCCGCGCAACTGGCCGCGCTCGAGCCCGACGAGGTCCCGCTGAACTTCCTCAACCCGCGTCCCGGAACCCCCTTCGGCGACCTCGAGGTGTTGCCCGCGGCCGAGGCGCTCAAGGCCGTGGCCGCGTTCCGGCTCGCGCTGCCGCGCACGATCCTGCGCTTCGCCGGTGGTCGCGAGATCACCCTCGGCGACCTGGGCGCCAAGCAGGGCATCCTCGGCGGCATCAACGCCGTCATCGTCGGCAACTACCTCACCACCCTCGGCCGCCCCGCCGAATCGGACCTGGATCTGCTCGGCGAGCTGAAGATGCCGATCAAGGCACTCAACGAGACGCTGTAG
- a CDS encoding DUF1353 domain-containing protein has translation MAFIGGGPVVEELDAKFWRLTEPLAYRGAVDTFTVPAGFRTDFASVPRPLVWLIPRYGAYTRAAILHDYLCRGEEVDRADADGIFRRCLRELGISVPRRWMMWAAVRLGSHLRGASAGDVARWLLVAVPSVVFLAVPVTVVTVALLVFWLVELSFWAVGRLGHRTTAPPPTPQMRAA, from the coding sequence GTGGCATTCATCGGAGGCGGTCCGGTCGTCGAGGAGCTGGACGCCAAATTCTGGCGGCTCACCGAGCCGCTCGCCTACCGGGGCGCGGTCGACACCTTCACGGTGCCCGCTGGATTCCGCACCGACTTCGCCTCGGTGCCGCGGCCGCTGGTCTGGCTGATCCCGCGCTACGGCGCCTACACCAGGGCCGCGATCCTGCACGACTACCTGTGTCGCGGCGAGGAAGTGGACCGTGCGGACGCCGACGGCATCTTCCGTCGCTGCCTGCGCGAGCTCGGCATCTCCGTGCCGCGACGCTGGATGATGTGGGCGGCAGTGCGTCTGGGCTCGCATCTGCGTGGCGCGAGCGCGGGGGATGTGGCGCGCTGGCTGCTGGTCGCGGTGCCCTCGGTCGTGTTCCTCGCGGTGCCGGTCACCGTGGTGACGGTGGCGTTGCTGGTCTTCTGGCTGGTGGAACTGAGTTTCTGGGCGGTCGGTCGGCTCGGGCACCGCACCACGGCGCCGCCGCCGACCCCGCAGATGCGCGCGGCCTAG
- a CDS encoding NUDIX hydrolase: MPHSNTIHESLTAVFQVRRFPVDVSAGSGIAGGRGRPGRPELAVLLWERALDPQKGTWSLPGGRLRDDEDLDTSARRQLAEKVDVRELTHLEQLSVFSAPDRVPGPRRIASAYLGLVPLTTEPELPPDTTWHPVSALPTVSFDHGTVVDHARTRLAAKLSYTNIAFALTPDTFTLSVLREIYCAALGYEVDTTNLQRVLTRRKVITPTGDTAPSGRAGGRPAALYRFTDSGLRVTDEFAALRPPT; this comes from the coding sequence GTGCCCCATAGTAACACCATCCACGAATCGCTCACCGCGGTGTTCCAGGTTCGCCGCTTCCCCGTCGACGTTTCCGCAGGTAGTGGCATTGCGGGTGGTCGCGGACGGCCGGGAAGACCCGAACTGGCCGTTCTGCTGTGGGAACGCGCGCTCGATCCACAGAAGGGGACCTGGTCGCTACCGGGCGGTCGGTTACGCGACGACGAGGACCTCGACACCTCGGCCCGGCGCCAGCTCGCCGAGAAGGTCGACGTGCGCGAGCTGACCCATCTCGAACAGCTGTCGGTGTTCAGCGCACCCGACCGCGTGCCCGGTCCGCGCCGCATCGCCTCGGCCTATCTGGGTCTGGTCCCCCTCACCACCGAGCCCGAACTCCCGCCCGACACCACCTGGCACCCGGTCTCGGCCCTGCCCACCGTGTCCTTCGATCACGGCACCGTCGTCGACCACGCCCGCACCCGCTTGGCCGCCAAACTCTCCTACACCAATATCGCCTTCGCCCTGACCCCCGACACCTTCACCCTGTCAGTTCTGCGCGAAATCTATTGCGCCGCATTGGGATATGAAGTCGACACCACCAACCTCCAGCGCGTGCTCACTCGCCGAAAAGTCATCACCCCCACCGGCGACACCGCCCCCTCGGGCCGCGCCGGCGGACGTCCCGCGGCCCTGTACCGCTTCACCGACTCCGGCCTCCGCGTCACCGACGAGTTCGCCGCCCTGCGCCCACCCACCTGA
- a CDS encoding SRPBCC domain-containing protein, whose amino-acid sequence MATTRTGIDINAPRAVVYQLLLDGDAVKAWMMPDGTSEVHRFEPKEGGTFSITTTYAASTDASGTEPQHDAYYGRFTTLIPDEKIVEVLEFVTEKPDISGAQMVAFTLSDTGNGTRLDIEHTGVPSGLSQADNEASWQLALTKLRAMAEGRA is encoded by the coding sequence ATGGCGACGACGAGGACCGGAATCGACATCAACGCGCCACGCGCGGTGGTCTACCAGCTGCTGCTCGACGGCGATGCGGTCAAGGCCTGGATGATGCCGGACGGGACCAGCGAGGTGCACCGGTTCGAGCCGAAGGAAGGCGGGACCTTCTCGATCACCACCACCTACGCCGCGAGCACTGACGCTAGCGGGACCGAACCGCAACACGACGCCTATTACGGCAGGTTCACCACTCTCATCCCTGACGAGAAGATCGTCGAAGTGCTGGAGTTCGTCACCGAGAAACCGGATATCTCAGGGGCGCAGATGGTCGCCTTCACGCTGTCCGACACCGGGAATGGCACCCGGCTGGACATCGAGCACACCGGTGTCCCTTCGGGCCTGAGCCAGGCTGACAACGAGGCCAGCTGGCAGCTCGCCCTCACGAAGTTGCGGGCGATGGCGGAGGGGCGAGCGTAG
- a CDS encoding nitroreductase/quinone reductase family protein, translating to MATEASNEQSITSYDDPDAPWNQEFSEADMANWNTDVIREFRENDGKVGGDYAGATLLLLTTTGAKSGKQHMVPLGALFRGETMYVSSFMEDRYPAWYHNVRADPRVTIELGTQKYAAVAEVLTGERYAEFAAWAMAENPLLADFQSKTDKPLPLVVLRRESASTTS from the coding sequence ATGGCTACCGAGGCATCGAACGAGCAGTCCATCACCTCCTACGACGACCCGGACGCACCGTGGAACCAGGAGTTCTCCGAGGCGGACATGGCGAACTGGAACACCGACGTCATCCGGGAATTCCGGGAGAACGACGGGAAGGTCGGCGGCGACTACGCGGGCGCGACCCTGCTGCTGCTCACCACGACAGGCGCCAAGAGCGGTAAGCAGCACATGGTTCCGCTGGGCGCGCTGTTCCGGGGCGAGACGATGTATGTGAGTTCGTTCATGGAGGACCGCTATCCCGCGTGGTACCACAATGTGCGGGCCGATCCGCGAGTCACGATCGAGCTGGGTACGCAGAAGTACGCGGCTGTTGCGGAAGTACTGACCGGCGAGCGCTACGCCGAGTTCGCGGCGTGGGCGATGGCGGAGAACCCGCTGCTGGCCGACTTCCAGTCCAAGACCGACAAGCCACTGCCCCTGGTGGTGCTGCGCCGCGAGAGCGCTTCCACCACCTCCTGA
- a CDS encoding TetR/AcrR family transcriptional regulator C-terminal domain-containing protein: MHLRKTDVVDAAITILDQYGLADLTMRRLAGSLQVQPGALYWHVKDKQTLLGAVADRILAPMDEPVTTAEWQGQVTELAHRLRDCLLAYRDGAELVSATYASRLTTSKARERLAGIVIRAGMTREEADLTAYTLLYYVLGQTVDEQSRMQMDSAGALPAESTPLLETPDATARFDFGLQLFIAGVRSILGTRVR; the protein is encoded by the coding sequence GTGCACCTGCGGAAAACGGATGTGGTCGATGCCGCCATCACGATTCTGGACCAGTACGGCCTGGCGGATCTGACGATGCGCAGGCTGGCCGGGTCGCTGCAGGTGCAGCCGGGGGCGCTGTACTGGCACGTCAAGGACAAGCAGACGCTGCTCGGCGCGGTAGCCGACCGGATTCTGGCGCCGATGGACGAACCGGTGACCACCGCCGAATGGCAGGGCCAGGTCACCGAATTGGCCCATCGCCTGCGGGACTGCCTGCTCGCCTACCGCGACGGCGCCGAACTGGTCTCGGCCACCTACGCCTCTCGCCTGACCACGAGCAAGGCGCGGGAACGCCTGGCTGGCATCGTCATTCGCGCCGGAATGACTCGTGAGGAAGCCGACCTCACGGCCTACACCCTGCTGTACTACGTGCTCGGCCAGACCGTCGACGAACAGTCGCGGATGCAGATGGACTCGGCGGGCGCACTGCCCGCCGAGTCCACTCCGTTGCTCGAAACACCTGATGCCACCGCCCGATTCGACTTCGGGCTACAGCTGTTCATCGCCGGGGTGCGCAGCATTCTCGGCACTCGCGTGCGCTGA